In the genome of Enterococcus sp. DIV2402, the window AGCATTCAAAGTATTGATATCTTCAGTTAATACAGCGATTTGTACTTCTGGAGAACCAGTATCTCCTTCATGACGAGCAAATTGGTTGATGATTTCGTTTTTACGTTCTTTAGAAATTGCCATGTTTTCCACCTCTTTCGATTATTTCCCTGCAACTGAGTAAAACGTTGGTGATTCGTCAAACCAAGTGACAGGTGGTGCTTAACGCACAGATATACTTTACTTGATTCTCTCTAAAAAAGCAAGTTTCTATGTTTAATTTACGGAAAAACAATATTTATACAAACAAAACGTATGTTGTTCTATGTTTGATGTTGAAAACATTAAGATTTGTTTCATTATTTTTTCATCTATATACAAAAACGTTGCATATTTTCAAAAAAGCACATAAAATCAATTCATTCAAGAAAGAAAGGAATTTTTTTATGAATTCAATCAATGTACAAGACTTTCAACTGTTGCTAAATCAATCTATTGCTATTTTGGATATTCGTGATGCAAGTGCATTTAGCGAAGGTCACCTACCTGATGCTATTTCTATGCCGACAACTAGTTTGCCGAATCGTTTAAATGAATTAGATGAAAATACAACTTATTATGTGCTCAGTCATTCTGGTCGTCGTTCAGACATCATTGCACAATTTTTAAATAATCATGGATATAAAGCAATACATGTCATCGGTGGTATGAAAGCTCTTAGAAAAGAAGCTGCATAACACTAAAGAGCAACTGAGCGTTCTCGTTCAGTTGCTCTTTTTGCATTCATTTGATTTTTTATTTAGCATCGCAATAAACGCTGGCAATTCAGCTAAGTTATCAAGCACCGCATCTGCTCCCGCAACATAATATTCCTCACGCACACGTTCATCCAGCTCCTGTTTATCTGTTTCTGATAACTGTTGATACTCGTCAAAAGAATAACCCGCTAATGAACTGCCTTCTATTAAACCTATCGAAAAGACACCTGCATTTTTGCCTTCTTCAATATCTGAAATCGTATCACCAATTTTAACAACATTTTGAACTGATGGTGTGCAAAAATGCTCTAAGATATGAAAAATCATATACGGTGCCGGACGACCAATTCCTTTTGTTAAATCAGGAGTTGCAATGAAATCTGGTTCATAACCTTGTTCAGCTGCAACTTTAGCAACAATTTTCATCATGTCACTTGTGTATCCTGTTGTACTGCCAATCGATATCCCCATCGCTTTTAATTGTTCGACTACCTCTAACACACCTAATTTCACGTCTGAATATTGATCTAAGGTTTGAAAAATCACGTCTTCAAATGTTTGATAGATACGATTAATATCGGTTTCTGTTGGTTCTTGTTCATGAACAGCTAACCACTCTTGAGCAATTCGCGGCATCTTTAACATAGTCATAATATGATCGTGTTTTTTTGTCCCCATTGGTAATCGAATTTCTTCTTTTGTTACTATTATACCTTCTTTTTTAAAGGCTTGGTAGAAGGCATCCACTGGCGCCATACATCCAAAATCAATTGTTGTTCCTGCCCAATCTAAAATTACGGTATTAATCATACATTCAAATCCTCCATATACGTTTTAATTAATTCTACAATAGATATTGCCTTTAGGCAGAAAAAAATCAAACAAATATATTTGAATTCCTTTTTTTATCTTGTATACTATTTTTAAGAACTTACTTACAAATTAAAAGGAGAGATTCTATGGCAACATTATTAGCGGTTAAAGCGCACCCAATGACAGATGAAGCATCAAAATCCATGAAAGTTTTTTATGCTTTTTTAGATAGTTACAAAAAAAGTCACCCGGAAGACGAAATCATTACATTAGATTTATATCATGAAGATTTTCCTGAAATTGATTATGATATTATGTCTGGTTGGAACGATTTACGTGAAGGCAAAGATTTTTCTACATTAACAGCAGAACAACAACGCAAAATTGCGCGTTTCAACGAATCAACAGACCAATTCTTAGCTGCTGATAAAGTAGTTATTGCAAACGGTTTGTGGAACTTAAACATTCCTACACGTTTGAAAGCATGGTTTGATACGATCAACGTTGCGGGAAAAACATTCCGTTACACAGAAGCTGGACCACAACCTTTAACAGAAGGCAAAAAAGCCTTGCATATTCAAGCGAGTGGTGGTGCTTATGAAGGACAGGATTTCGCTTCACAATATGTCAAAGGTATTTTAAACTTTATTGGCGTGACTGATTTCAACCAAATCTTTGTTGAAGGCGCCGATCATTTTCCAGAAAAAACAGAATCAATTATCAATGAAGCTATTGAAAAAGCTGAAGAAATTAGCTTAAACTTTTAGTCATCAAAAAAGCTAGAAACCTTGAAAAAAGGTCTCTAGCTTTTTTTGCTTATTCTTTTGATACAACTTCTGTTTCTTCTTCATATAAATTAGAAATGCGTTTGTACCATTCAAACACGTTAGCAATCACTACCTTAATTGCGGCATATGCTGGAATTCCCAAGATTACGCCCACTAAACCAAATAGTTTTCCAGAAGTTAATAGCACTAATAAAATCGTAACGGGATGAACCGATAACTGACTTCCTAGAACTAATGGTGAGATCACACGGCCTTCAATCGTTTGTTCAATAACAAATACAACCAGAACTTTCACTAATAACACTGGTCCGCCCACAATTCCTAAAAAGACCGCTGGAACAAGAGCTAAAAATGAGCCCAAATACGGAATTAAATTTAAGAAACCTGCTGCAATCCCTAGTGTAATGGCATAATCTAAACCGATAATTGAAAACCCAATCATAAACATAATTGCCACTGCAAAAGCTACCGTTAATTGTCCACGAATATAAGAAGATACTTGAGCGTTCATTTCACCCAAAACTTTCAAAGTTGGTTTACGCAATTTGGTTGGTAAAAAGCTGACAATATAAGGACCCAATTTTTTCCCATCTTTTAATAGATAGAATAAAATGAACGGCATGGTAATCACTGCGACGACAATGGATGCCACTGCCCCGAAGAAATTCCCCAGATTTTGGAAAGTAGTTTTTGATACATTTTGAATGACTTCTGTTAATGAGTTCATGAATTTTTCGCCAGATGCGGTCAATTGTTCTTGAACCTGACTAAAAATTGGATCAGAGAATAAATCATTCACTGTTTTTTCAACTACTTTGACATATTGTGGAAAATTATCTACAAAACTTAATGTTTGTTCTTGAATTTTTGGCACGATTACGACAATTCCCCATGCCAATAACCCTACTACTAAAACAAATAATGCAATAATACTGTAAATTCGTTTGATGCCTTTTTTCTCTGCAAAATCGACCACCGGATTCATTAAATAATACAATATTCCTGCTAAAATAATCGGTAAACCGACAATTGCTAAAAATTGTAGTACCGGCGTAAATAAATACGAGACGCGGGTAAATAGATTAATGATAAGTAGGACGAGCAAAACAATTAATAATGCGGTCACTACTTGATTATTTAAAAACCATTTCCAAAACCACGAAAGCGACTTATTTTTCTTTTCCATCGTTTCTCCTCCTAGCGATAAGTAATGGTCATCCCTTCTGTTATTTCGGGAAGTTTAGCAGGTGTTAAATACACGCTACTTGATAATTTATCGGTTGGCACTTCAGAAAATACAAATGAAATATGTTGAATCGTTTGTAAATTTTGATTCGCCAAATGGCCTACATACGTAATTTGGTACTCTTGGGCCCCAAACAAAATACTCCCGCCTACGGCTAATTCGATGTCTTTTGCTTGTTCGACTTCTTGAATGATAGAGTATGGACGTAACCCATCTGTTACTCCTTTACCGAAAAAAATCAAGATTTTTTCATTTTCATCAATTGCTTCTTGACCAATTGTAACTACTTTTCCTTGATGCATCCTAAACATCGACCTCCTGTTATTATGGATAGATAAATTATAACATATTATTTATTAAGTCTGTCAGAAGGTTCCTTATGTTTATGTTATTTCTCACAGATGTTTGAGTCAGACAATGTTCTTCTTTCAGAAGTTGTATGTTAAAATAAATATAATCTATTTTTAGGAGGTAACACTATGTTAGAAAAAATGTTTTTAGGAACTTACACTCGTCGTGAAAGTAAAGGAATTTATTCTTTAGTTTTAGACACAGATAAAGAAGAGTTGGTAGACTTAGAATTACTTACTGAAGAAAATAGTCCCACTTATTTAGCACGTAGTGAAAAAGGCTTCACGTATACAGTCACAGAAATTGACGGTAAAGGCGGCGCGGGTGCGTATGATCCAGAATTTAACTTTTTAAATGCTGTGACAGAAGAAGGCGCTCCGTTATGTTATGTAGCAGTAGACGAAGCACGTCAACTTGTTTACGGTGCCAACTACCACAAAGGCGAAGTAAACGTATACAAAATTTTGGACGATGGTTCTTTAGAAGCAACTGACGCAGTGTTTCATGATGAGCCAGTCGGACCACATGAAAATCAAAATGTTCCTCACGTACATTACACAGACTTAACTCCAGATGATCGTTTAGTTGTTTGTGATTTAGGAACAGACCGTGTTTACACATACGATGTATCTAACGAAGGAAAATTAACCGAAGTTGCGACATATGTTGCGCCTGCTGGAACAGGTCCTCGTCATTTAGTTTTCCATCCAAATACTAACTATGCCTATTTATTTGGAGAATTAGACAGTACGATTACTGTTTTAGCTTATGATGCGCCAACAGGTACATTTAAAGAGTTACAAAAAGTGTCCACTTTACCAGAAGATTTCGAAGGCTTTAACGGTGGCGCAGCTATTCGTATTTCTAGTGATGGCCGTTTTGTCTATCTATCAAATCGTGGTCATAACTCTATCGCTGTATTCGCTGTAGCAGAAGAAGGCGCAAGTGTTACTTTTGTTCAACACATTTCAACAGAAGGCGATCATCCTCGTGATTTTGATTTAGATCCGACAGAAAACTTTGTCATCTGTGCCAATCAAAATACAGATAACCTTACATTGTATCGTCGTGATCCAGAAAATGGCACATTGACACTTATTAAAAAAGATATTTATGCACCAGAATGTGTCTGTGTCTTATTTGAAAAATAATCCCTAGGAGGAGTCGCTATGTTTTCAAAAACGCCAGTCGAATTATTAGTTAAAGACTTTTCAAATATTTATAACAAATGCCAATCCGCTTATGAATTAGTCACTAGTCGTAATTTTAATGAATATTTAGCTATTTTGACTACAGCAGAAGCTTATGCGATTGCTGAAAAAGCTTATGTTCGTTGCGATACTTTTGAAGAATTACAAACGAAAGAAGTAGAAGAATTTGTTAATGCGTTTGATGTATTTTATTTCGAATTAAAGCAAGTCCTTTTCCATAAAAATGATGATTTGGAATCACTTTATAATCGTTTAATCTACATGAGTCAAACCTATGAAACTGTCAATGCATCATTTAATTTATTATAAAGGTGAAAAAAATGGACCGATTAGATATACTGGATCGTCTAAAAGAAGAGTTGAATATTCCCTTTTTAGAAATTAAACTAGCGGAAAAAGACTATACAGAAGACGATTACCAACAATTAAAAAATGAATTATTACAATACTTCGATGATTACGTCCGTAATGTCGAAAACTAAAAAGTGGTGCAGAAAATTTCTGCACCACTTTTTTTCAAGCAAATCGCTTTTTAAAGGTGGATAATCTTTGTAGCTACATTTTTTAAGAAAGTTGTATCATGCTCGACAATCAGCATCGTTGGTTGAATCGATTGAATGACTTCTTCTAGTTGTTTATGATTAAACACATCCAAATAATTTAATGGTTCATCCCAGATAAATAATTCAGCAGGAGTTGCTAATGACTTCGCTAGTTCTACGCGTTTTCTCTGTCCCATACTCATATTTTCAATTCGATTATTAAAGACGGTTCGTTCAATACCTAATTTCCGTAAGTTGTTTAATAAATCTTGGTAACTTAAGCGATGTTCTTCTGCAAATTCCTGCAATGTCCCTTGATTATCTTCATAATTTTGACGTACATAACTAATGGTCACGCCTTGTGGTTGAACAATTTCCCCACTGATTTCTCCCTTGAACTGACCTAATAGGCATTGAATAA includes:
- a CDS encoding rhodanese-like domain-containing protein, whose product is MNSINVQDFQLLLNQSIAILDIRDASAFSEGHLPDAISMPTTSLPNRLNELDENTTYYVLSHSGRRSDIIAQFLNNHGYKAIHVIGGMKALRKEAA
- the phnX gene encoding phosphonoacetaldehyde hydrolase, which codes for MINTVILDWAGTTIDFGCMAPVDAFYQAFKKEGIIVTKEEIRLPMGTKKHDHIMTMLKMPRIAQEWLAVHEQEPTETDINRIYQTFEDVIFQTLDQYSDVKLGVLEVVEQLKAMGISIGSTTGYTSDMMKIVAKVAAEQGYEPDFIATPDLTKGIGRPAPYMIFHILEHFCTPSVQNVVKIGDTISDIEEGKNAGVFSIGLIEGSSLAGYSFDEYQQLSETDKQELDERVREEYYVAGADAVLDNLAELPAFIAMLNKKSNECKKSN
- a CDS encoding NAD(P)H-dependent oxidoreductase, whose translation is MATLLAVKAHPMTDEASKSMKVFYAFLDSYKKSHPEDEIITLDLYHEDFPEIDYDIMSGWNDLREGKDFSTLTAEQQRKIARFNESTDQFLAADKVVIANGLWNLNIPTRLKAWFDTINVAGKTFRYTEAGPQPLTEGKKALHIQASGGAYEGQDFASQYVKGILNFIGVTDFNQIFVEGADHFPEKTESIINEAIEKAEEISLNF
- a CDS encoding AI-2E family transporter → MEKKNKSLSWFWKWFLNNQVVTALLIVLLVLLIINLFTRVSYLFTPVLQFLAIVGLPIILAGILYYLMNPVVDFAEKKGIKRIYSIIALFVLVVGLLAWGIVVIVPKIQEQTLSFVDNFPQYVKVVEKTVNDLFSDPIFSQVQEQLTASGEKFMNSLTEVIQNVSKTTFQNLGNFFGAVASIVVAVITMPFILFYLLKDGKKLGPYIVSFLPTKLRKPTLKVLGEMNAQVSSYIRGQLTVAFAVAIMFMIGFSIIGLDYAITLGIAAGFLNLIPYLGSFLALVPAVFLGIVGGPVLLVKVLVVFVIEQTIEGRVISPLVLGSQLSVHPVTILLVLLTSGKLFGLVGVILGIPAYAAIKVVIANVFEWYKRISNLYEEETEVVSKE
- a CDS encoding PTS glucitol/sorbitol transporter subunit IIA, encoding MHQGKVVTIGQEAIDENEKILIFFGKGVTDGLRPYSIIQEVEQAKDIELAVGGSILFGAQEYQITYVGHLANQNLQTIQHISFVFSEVPTDKLSSSVYLTPAKLPEITEGMTITYR
- a CDS encoding lactonase family protein, with translation MLEKMFLGTYTRRESKGIYSLVLDTDKEELVDLELLTEENSPTYLARSEKGFTYTVTEIDGKGGAGAYDPEFNFLNAVTEEGAPLCYVAVDEARQLVYGANYHKGEVNVYKILDDGSLEATDAVFHDEPVGPHENQNVPHVHYTDLTPDDRLVVCDLGTDRVYTYDVSNEGKLTEVATYVAPAGTGPRHLVFHPNTNYAYLFGELDSTITVLAYDAPTGTFKELQKVSTLPEDFEGFNGGAAIRISSDGRFVYLSNRGHNSIAVFAVAEEGASVTFVQHISTEGDHPRDFDLDPTENFVICANQNTDNLTLYRRDPENGTLTLIKKDIYAPECVCVLFEK